The proteins below come from a single Sulfolobales archaeon genomic window:
- a CDS encoding arginase family protein, translating to MIPTLFRTPGSRFIRDPEDLRLGDVVRRKCDTSCVCIAGAPWDWSTAGRPGARYATTRLRDYLYSFNVHEDICVCDAGDIDIAPGDITTTSSRIYNAVGELLSICRGFLLLGGDHSITRYSVSAVLDRRGPGGGLVVFDAHLDLRRLSEGLSSGTYLRELLEERGSGLKVVVVGVRRHSVPRYMFDLARRLGVTYIESEDLNPREVVRIINEILSEAKWIYISFDSDSLDPNQCPGVNSPSPLGLAMREVVEILDGISKTRRLVGGDIVEYVPILDHGEICGRNLAYIAYRMIHLMGS from the coding sequence ATAAGAGATCCAGAGGATCTGAGGCTAGGCGATGTTGTTAGGAGAAAATGCGATACCAGCTGCGTATGCATAGCAGGCGCTCCCTGGGATTGGAGCACTGCTGGGAGGCCGGGGGCTAGATATGCTACTACCAGGCTAAGGGATTATCTATATAGCTTTAATGTTCATGAGGATATATGTGTATGTGATGCTGGAGACATAGATATAGCTCCAGGCGATATAACCACGACATCCTCTAGAATATACAACGCTGTGGGGGAGCTGTTAAGCATATGCAGAGGCTTCCTACTACTTGGGGGAGATCACAGTATAACCAGATACTCGGTATCAGCCGTGCTGGATAGGAGAGGCCCTGGAGGAGGGTTGGTTGTGTTCGATGCACATCTAGATCTGAGGAGGCTTTCTGAGGGCCTCTCATCAGGAACATATCTCAGAGAGCTTCTAGAAGAGAGGGGATCTGGCTTAAAGGTTGTGGTGGTTGGTGTTAGAAGGCATAGCGTTCCCAGATACATGTTTGATCTGGCTAGGAGGCTGGGTGTTACATATATAGAATCCGAGGATCTAAATCCCAGAGAAGTTGTGAGGATTATAAATGAGATCCTCTCGGAGGCTAAATGGATCTATATAAGCTTTGATAGCGACTCTCTAGATCCGAATCAATGTCCGGGGGTTAACTCACCATCACCCCTAGGTCTAGCTATGCGGGAGGTTGTGGAGATCTTGGATGGTATCTCCAAGACTAGAAGGCTTGTTGGGGGTGATATTGTGGAATATGTGCCAATATTAGATCATGGGGAGATATGTGGAAGGAACCTGGCCTATATAGCATATAGAATGATCCATCTCATGGGATCTTAG